A genomic window from Scophthalmus maximus strain ysfricsl-2021 chromosome 17, ASM2237912v1, whole genome shotgun sequence includes:
- the LOC118288452 gene encoding ER lumen protein-retaining receptor 2 — MNIFRLTGDLSHLAAIIILLLKIWKSRSCAGISGKSQILFAIVFTTRYLDLLSSFISLYNSCMKVIYIGCAYATVYLIYMKFRATYDGNHDSFRVEFLVVPVGGLAVLINHDFSFLEILWTFSIYLESVAILPQLFMISKTGEAETITTHYLFCLGLYRALYLFNWIWRFYFEGFFDMIAIVAGVVQTILYCDFFYLYVTKVLKGKKLSLPA; from the exons ATGAACATCTTCAGACTGACAGGGGACCTCTCTCATCTCGCAGCTATCATCATCCTGCTGCTCAAAATATGGAAAAGCAGGTCATGTGCTG gTATCTCTGGAAAGAGCCAAATCCTGTTTGCTATTGTGTTCACCACACGTTACTTGGATCTGCTCAgctccttcatctccctctATAACTCATGCATGAAG GTGATCTACATCGGTTGTGCATATGCCACAGTCTATCTGATCTACATGAAATTCAGGGCTACCTACGATGGCAACCACGACAGCTTCCGGGTGGAGTTCCTGGTTGTTCCCGTTGGAGGCCTCGCTGTTCTCATCAACCACGACTTCTCTTTCCTAGAG ATCCTTTGGACGTTCTCCATCTACTTGGAGTCGGTGGCAATCCTTCCTCAGCTCTTCATGATCAGCAAGACTGGCGAGGCGGAGACGATCACCACCCACTACCTGTTCTGCCTCGGCCTGTATCGAGCCCTCTACCTCTTCAACTGGATCTGGCGTTTCTACTTCGAGGGCTTCTTTGACATGATTGCTATTGTGGCCGGTGTGGTGCAGACTATCCTCTACTGTGACTTCTTCTACCTTTATGTCACCAAAG TGTTGAAAGGCAAGAAGCTGAGTCTGCCTGCGTAA
- the LOC118288778 gene encoding lipid droplet assembly factor 1 isoform X2 produces the protein MQHDSGETEPQHSQGRWTKLLSRLYFNSEVAQVTKTRVVQHLSTHPFSALTVMLFGAMAALPVGLFISFALVTALMLAIGFVFFEVFLLFAGGLTLLCVLSGLALFSVVVSLILSAFRVTIFNILKYYPKVEVREKESDSKLQD, from the exons ATGCAGCACGACAGCGGTGAGACTGAACCTCAGCACTCTCAGGGAAGATGGACCAAGCTGTTGTCCCGCCTTTATTTCAACTCAGAG GTGGCTCAGGTGACGAAGACAAGGGTCGTGCAGCACCTCAGCACCCATCCCTTCTCGGCTCTCACGGTGATGCTGTTCGGCGCCATGGCTGCACTGCCTGTTGGACTTTTCATCAGTTTTGCTCTTGTCACCGCTTTAATGTTGGCTATAGGTTTCGTTTTCTTTGAGG tgttcCTGTTGTTTGCTGGAGGGTTGACCCTGCTGTGTGTCCTCTCCGGCCTTGCCCTCTTCTCTGTCGTAGTTTCCCTCATCTTAAGTGCTTTTCGTGTAACCATCTTCAACATCCTCAAGTATTACCCCAAG GTTGAAGTCcgggagaaggagagtgatTCCAAACTTCAAGACTGA
- the LOC118288778 gene encoding lipid droplet assembly factor 1 isoform X1 has product MQHDSGETEPQHSQGRWTKLLSRLYFNSEVAQVTKTRVVQHLSTHPFSALTVMLFGAMAALPVGLFISFALVTALMLAIGFVFFEVFLLFAGGLTLLCVLSGLALFSVVVSLILSAFRVTIFNILKYYPKQVEVREKESDSKLQD; this is encoded by the exons ATGCAGCACGACAGCGGTGAGACTGAACCTCAGCACTCTCAGGGAAGATGGACCAAGCTGTTGTCCCGCCTTTATTTCAACTCAGAG GTGGCTCAGGTGACGAAGACAAGGGTCGTGCAGCACCTCAGCACCCATCCCTTCTCGGCTCTCACGGTGATGCTGTTCGGCGCCATGGCTGCACTGCCTGTTGGACTTTTCATCAGTTTTGCTCTTGTCACCGCTTTAATGTTGGCTATAGGTTTCGTTTTCTTTGAGG tgttcCTGTTGTTTGCTGGAGGGTTGACCCTGCTGTGTGTCCTCTCCGGCCTTGCCCTCTTCTCTGTCGTAGTTTCCCTCATCTTAAGTGCTTTTCGTGTAACCATCTTCAACATCCTCAAGTATTACCCCAAG CAGGTTGAAGTCcgggagaaggagagtgatTCCAAACTTCAAGACTGA